From the genome of Chloracidobacterium sp.:
GGTACGTCTCAACGAGCGTCGGGTTCGGCGACAGTTTGTTGCCGGTCATCGGCACAAGCGACATGCTTTCCGTCCCGCCGGCGACAATGACCTCCGCTCCGCCGGCCCGAATGCGGTCAGCGGCGAAAGCAATGGTTTGCAGCCCGGAAGCGCAGAAGCGATTGACGGTGACGGCGCTGACCGAGACCGGCAACCCCGCCCGCAGCGCGGCGATCCGGGCGACGTTCATCCCCTGTTCGGCTTCCGGCATGGCGCAGCCGAAAATCACATCGTCAATGGCGGCTGGATCGAGCGGGGCAGCGCGTTCAACCGCCGCACGGATGGCGATTGCGCCAAGGTCGTCCGGGCGGACGTGCGCCAACGCGCCCTTTTTGGCTTTGCCGACCGGCGTTCGGGCGGCGGAAACAATGACGGCTTCGGGCATGGTGCAAATACCTCAAGAAACGACGTTCAAGCCTTTTGACTCTCACTGAGGATTTTCAGCGCGGCGCGGTACGGTTCTTCGAGGGCCGCAATTTCACGGACGCGCTCCTCGTAGTACTGCGTGAACATCTCGCGCTGTTCGTCGTCCTTAGCGAGGCCGATTTGTTGTTTCCAGTGACGAAGCCAGATATTGGCCTCTTTGTAGCGTTTGACGATTTCTTCCGGGGTGCGAGCCATAAGCCCTCCACAAGCTAGGGAATCTGCACACAAGCCGCTTAGTTGCGCAGCGGCTTGCCGGTCTTAAGTGTATGCTGGATGCGCTCCTGCGTTTTGCGCTCGCCCAGCAAGCTCAAAAAGCCTTCCCGCTCCAAGTCGAGCAAGTCCTGTTCGGAAACCGTACTTGGGTGATTCAGATCGCCGCCCGTCAGCACCTTAGCAACTTTGCTTCCAATGAGCACATCGTGTTCGGTGGCGTAACCCGCGCGGAGCATCTGGTGCAGTCCGAGTTTGAGCACCGCCAAGCCCGCTTCGCCCAGTGCTGGAATATCTGTTCGCATCATCGGTTGGCGGTAGCCTTCCAGCGCCAGCGCCAAGACGGTCTGCTTGGCGTCGGCAATGAGCCGGTCGCGGTTCATCGTCACGCCGTCGGTCGGACGCAGATAGCCCAACGCCCGCGCTTCCTCCGCGCTGGTCGAAGTTTTAGCCAGCATGATGTTCTGGAAGGCTTCCTTGATGAACGCCATCAAATCAGCTTCCGTCCCACGCGCCCGGTCGGCGCAGCGCACGAGCATTTCCTTTGTGCCACCGCCGGCCGGAAGCAGCCCCACGCTAACTTCAACCAGCCCGATGTAGCTCTCGGCTGAAGCCCGTACGCGGTCGGCATGAAGCGTCATTTCGCAGCCGCCGCCCAACGTCAAGCCAAACGGGGCCACGACGGTCGGTTTTGGCGAGTAACGCAGCGACATGACCGCGTTTTGGAACGTCCGTACAGCATGGTCGAGTTCGTCCCACTCGCCCTCCTGCGCGCTCATCAGCATCATCATCAGATTCGCGCCAGCGCTGAAGTTTTCACCCTGATTGCCGACGACCAGCCCGACGAAGTTTTGGGCGACTTCCTTGACGGCGAACTGGAGCATGCTGATGGTGTCCGCGCCGAGGGCGTTCATCTTGGTGTGGAACTCTAAGCAGGCCACACCGTCACCGATGTCAATCAGCGACGCGCCAGCGTTCTTCTTGATGACGCCGGTGCGTTCCTTGACCGACTTGAGCAAAATCACGCCCACCCGTTCGCCGACCGGCTCATGCGTTTTCCGCGCCGGAACGAAAACGGTCGTTCGACCTTCGGCGGCGTCGTAAAAGCTCGTTTTGCCGGAGGCCAGCAAGTCAGCAACGAGCTGGGGAATCGGCTTACCGTCAGCTTCAAGGCGCTTGACCGTCTCGACAACGCCCAGCGCATCCCACGTCTCAAAGGGGCCTAACTCCCAGTTGTAGCCCCACTTCATAGCGCGATCCACTTGCACGAGATCGTCCGTGATTTCGGGGATGCGGTTGGCGGTGTACACCAGCGCGTCGCCGATGACTGCCCACAGAAACTGCCCGACCTTGTCTGTGCCGTTGACCAGAAAGCGCAGCCGTTCCCGTACGTCACTAATGCGTTTAGCCTCTTCGAGGGAGGGGAAGTGCACCTTGGGTTGAGGACGGTACTCCAGCGTTTGGTAATCCAGTTCAAGGATTTCGCGCCCAGCTTCGGTCTGAACACGCTTGTAAAAGCCCTGCCCGGCTTTATCGCCGACCCACCGCCGTTCAACCATCCGCCGGATGAAATCCGGCGGGACAAACAACGCCCGGCACTCGTCTTCGGGAATGGTTTCGTAAACGGTTTGCGCTACCGCCACCGTCGTGTCTAGTCCCGAAAGATCGCCTGTGCGGAACGTCGCGCTATTGGGACGGCCAATGGCGGGGCCGGTCATTTTGTCCACTTCGGTAATCGAAAGTCCCATCTCCATCATGACCTGAATCGTCCGCATAAAGCCGTAGATGCCGATGCGGTTGGCGATGAAGTTGGGACGGTCATTGGCGTAAACGATACCCTTGCCGAGCAGCTCGTCGCAGAGCTTGGAGGCGAAGCAGGATGCTTCCGGGTCGGTGTCCGGCGTCCGAATCAGCTCGACAAGGTACATGTAGCGCGGCGGGTTGAAGAAGTGCGTTCCCAAAAAATTCCGCCGGAAGTCCTCTGACCGGCCTTCCGCCAATGAGGCAATCGGGATGCCTGATGTGTTCGAGGTGATGAGACTGCCGGGTTTGCGGAACGGCTCAATCTTTTCGTAGAGCGCCCGTTTGATGGCGAGATTTTCAGTGACGGCCTCAATGATCCAGTCGGCGTCCCGAAGCCATTCAAGATGGTCTTCAAGGTTGCCAACGCGGATGCGGGAGGCGTATTCGTTGAGAAAAAACGGCGCCGGTTTTTGTTTCTGCATCCGCTCTAGCGCCGCCAAGGCCAGGCGGTTGCGCACCGTTGCGTCCGCCTCCGGCGGCGCATCGGGTGGAACAATATCCAGCAAGACCACCGGAACGCCGGCGTTGGCCAGATGGGCGGCGATCTGCGAGCCCATGACGCCCGCGCCAAGCACCGCCGCCTTTTCCAACTTACGAGCCATAAGCCACAAACCCTTCCAAGTCGAATGTTTGGTTGCGCCGAACCGGCGGTAGTCTCACTTCGCCGCCGCCAGCGCCTTCTCGCTGTAAATTGCGTCAATCTCGGCTTTGTATTTTTCGTCCACGACGCGGCGTTTGACCTTGAGCGTCGGCGTCAACTCGCCGCCTTCAATCGTCAACTCATTTTCAAGTAGGGCAATGTTTTTGATTTTTTCCCACTGCGCCAAATGCGACGTTAGCCGCTCGACTTCCTTGCGGTAAAAGTCGAGGATGTGAGGATGTTTGAGCAACTCGCGGTAGTCGGTGGAAGTCAGTCCGGCCTCGCGCGCCAGCTCCTGCACCTTGGAGGCCAGCGGAACGATGAGTGCGCCGGGGAATTTGCGCCCGTTGCCGACCACGACAGCCTGCACGATGTACGGCGACGCCGTCAGAGCGTTTTCAATTGGCTGCGGCGCGATGTACTTGCCGCCAGAGGTCTTGAACAGGTCTTTCTTGCGGTCGGTGATGCGCAGGAAGCCGTCGGCGTCAATTTCACCGATGTCGCCGGTGTGAAACCAGCCGTCCGGCGTGAGGACCTCGGCGGTCTTGTCAGGCTTGTTGTAGTAGCCACGCATGACGTGTCGGCCGCGGGTGAGAATTTCGCCGTCCGGTGCGATTTTGATTTCGACGCCCCGCAGCGGCTTGCCGACCGTGCCGGGCCGGTTTTCCTGCCTGGTGTTGGCGGTGATGACTGGTGAAGTCTCCGTCAGCCCGTAGCCCTGCAAGATGGTCAGTCCCATCCCGGAGAAGGTATGCAGGACATCTTCCGCCAGCGCCGCGCCGCCAGAGCAAAAAAACTTCACGCGCGGCGCAATCTTGTTTTTGATTTTGGAAAGCACCAGCGCGAAGGCGATGTCATACTGAAGTAATAACATCGGCGGAACGCTGCCTTGATATTTCGCACGAGAGTATTCGCGTCCGGTTTTCAGCGCCCACGTAAGCAGCTTGGCTTTGAGACCGCCGGCCTTGCGGCCTTCATCTTCAATTTTCGCCAGAATTTTCTCGAAAATGCGCGGCACACTCGTCATCACTGTCGGTTGAACCTCGATGAGGTTCTGCGCCACGGCGTCTATGCTTTCGGCGAAGTACACCGAGACGCCGCAGTAGATGAAGACGTTCATAACCGTTCGCTCATAGACGTGCGACAGCGGTAGGTACGAGAGCGCCACATCGTCCGGTCCCACGTCGGTCAGACGCTCGACATTGGCGACAAGATTGAACGTCAGGTTGTCGTGCGTCAGCATGACGCCTTTGGGGTCGCCGGTCGTGCCAGAGGTGTAAATAAGCGTCGCCAAGTCGTCAGGCGCGGCGGCGCGGGCCATTTCGTCGAGGAAGTCGCCCGCCGTGCTGCGGTCGCCCAGTTGCTCTAGTTCTTCAAAGGTCAGTACTTTGACCCGCGGCGGAAGCGGTGCGGCGACCGTCACCGGGTCAAAGGTGATGATGAATTTGAGTTCAGGCATCTCGCCGATGGCGGCTGCGACCTTGTCGAACTGTTTCTGGTTAGACAACACCAGCATGGTCGCGCCTGAATCGTTGATGATGTAGGCGATCTGCGCGCTGGTCGAAGTGGCGTAGATGGGGACATCCACCGCGCCGCAACTGAGCAGGGCGACATCGGTAATCGTCCATTCCAGACGGTTTTCAGAAAGCAGTCCTACGCGGTCACCACGCTGGACGCCAAGAGCGAGGAAGCCGGAACGAATCTTGCGAACCCGTTCGGCGAAGGCGGCGTGCGACACCTTGATCCACTGCCCGGCGTGCTTGTAGGCGAAGGCGTCGTCTTTGGCATAGGTGCGAATGGCCGTCGCGTAGACTTCACACAGGGTTGTCGGGAGTTTGGCGGCGGCTGGGGACGTTCCGTGAGCCATTGCTGATTTCCTCACTGAGCGGCGGCCAAGGCGACGGTGTGACGCGGTGCCAAACCGTACAGCAGTAGGTCGAGCACCGGCTCGACGGCGGCGGCCAGCGGCTTGCCTCGGCGGCTAAGAATCCAGTTGGTCGCCATCTCATCCAGCGCTCCGAAAAAGACCTTGGTGGCGACGCGCGCGTTGATTTCCGGGCGAAACTCACCGGCGCGCTGTCCGGCTTCAATGACCTGCTGGATGAGGTCAAGGTACTCACTGAGCTTCTTGGTTGAAAACTCCTCCATGAACTTGATCGAATGCCGGATCTCGACTTCAAACACGACTGCAAGGTCGCGGTTGCGGCCCAGCATTTCGAGGTGCAACCGAGCGATTTCGCGCAGTTGGGCCAGCGGACTCGTCAGGGGAGCGATCGCCGCCCGCACTTGCGCGATGAACGAATCGAGCGTCGCCGTAATAATGGAAAACAGCAGGTCATCCTTGCTTTTGAAGTACAGGTACACCGTCCCGTCGGCGACGCCGGCCTCCCGTGCGACATCAGAGACCTTCGAGTTGAAGTAGCCGTTGCGGGCGAAAACTGTCACCGCCGCCCGCAGAATGGTGTCGTATTTGCCACTGTCTTTGCCACTGTCGCCCCTAAGCGGCAGGGCGGCTGGTTTTTCGGTCGTGCGGGGCGTCGCCGGTCGCGC
Proteins encoded in this window:
- a CDS encoding 3-hydroxyacyl-CoA dehydrogenase/enoyl-CoA hydratase family protein, with translation MARKLEKAAVLGAGVMGSQIAAHLANAGVPVVLLDIVPPDAPPEADATVRNRLALAALERMQKQKPAPFFLNEYASRIRVGNLEDHLEWLRDADWIIEAVTENLAIKRALYEKIEPFRKPGSLITSNTSGIPIASLAEGRSEDFRRNFLGTHFFNPPRYMYLVELIRTPDTDPEASCFASKLCDELLGKGIVYANDRPNFIANRIGIYGFMRTIQVMMEMGLSITEVDKMTGPAIGRPNSATFRTGDLSGLDTTVAVAQTVYETIPEDECRALFVPPDFIRRMVERRWVGDKAGQGFYKRVQTEAGREILELDYQTLEYRPQPKVHFPSLEEAKRISDVRERLRFLVNGTDKVGQFLWAVIGDALVYTANRIPEITDDLVQVDRAMKWGYNWELGPFETWDALGVVETVKRLEADGKPIPQLVADLLASGKTSFYDAAEGRTTVFVPARKTHEPVGERVGVILLKSVKERTGVIKKNAGASLIDIGDGVACLEFHTKMNALGADTISMLQFAVKEVAQNFVGLVVGNQGENFSAGANLMMMLMSAQEGEWDELDHAVRTFQNAVMSLRYSPKPTVVAPFGLTLGGGCEMTLHADRVRASAESYIGLVEVSVGLLPAGGGTKEMLVRCADRARGTEADLMAFIKEAFQNIMLAKTSTSAEEARALGYLRPTDGVTMNRDRLIADAKQTVLALALEGYRQPMMRTDIPALGEAGLAVLKLGLHQMLRAGYATEHDVLIGSKVAKVLTGGDLNHPSTVSEQDLLDLEREGFLSLLGERKTQERIQHTLKTGKPLRN
- a CDS encoding long-chain fatty acid--CoA ligase, which gives rise to MAHGTSPAAAKLPTTLCEVYATAIRTYAKDDAFAYKHAGQWIKVSHAAFAERVRKIRSGFLALGVQRGDRVGLLSENRLEWTITDVALLSCGAVDVPIYATSTSAQIAYIINDSGATMLVLSNQKQFDKVAAAIGEMPELKFIITFDPVTVAAPLPPRVKVLTFEELEQLGDRSTAGDFLDEMARAAAPDDLATLIYTSGTTGDPKGVMLTHDNLTFNLVANVERLTDVGPDDVALSYLPLSHVYERTVMNVFIYCGVSVYFAESIDAVAQNLIEVQPTVMTSVPRIFEKILAKIEDEGRKAGGLKAKLLTWALKTGREYSRAKYQGSVPPMLLLQYDIAFALVLSKIKNKIAPRVKFFCSGGAALAEDVLHTFSGMGLTILQGYGLTETSPVITANTRQENRPGTVGKPLRGVEIKIAPDGEILTRGRHVMRGYYNKPDKTAEVLTPDGWFHTGDIGEIDADGFLRITDRKKDLFKTSGGKYIAPQPIENALTASPYIVQAVVVGNGRKFPGALIVPLASKVQELAREAGLTSTDYRELLKHPHILDFYRKEVERLTSHLAQWEKIKNIALLENELTIEGGELTPTLKVKRRVVDEKYKAEIDAIYSEKALAAAK
- a CDS encoding TetR family transcriptional regulator, yielding MARPATPRTTEKPAALPLRGDSGKDSGKYDTILRAAVTVFARNGYFNSKVSDVAREAGVADGTVYLYFKSKDDLLFSIITATLDSFIAQVRAAIAPLTSPLAQLREIARLHLEMLGRNRDLAVVFEVEIRHSIKFMEEFSTKKLSEYLDLIQQVIEAGQRAGEFRPEINARVATKVFFGALDEMATNWILSRRGKPLAAAVEPVLDLLLYGLAPRHTVALAAAQ